The bacterium genome segment GAGAATTTTAGGGTTTTGGGCGAGCCACTCTATTTTTTGAAAGATTCTTTTACTTATAGATTTATCGATTTTTTTAATATCAAACTCAGGAGTTGTATTTACAGAACTTTGACAGTTAAACCCTAAAAAATCGCAAAAGAAGCGAAAAGAACCGCATAGAAATAAGGGGCGGTTCTTTTTTTTGGCCAAAGTGTAGTGCCATGTTTGATTAAAAATAATTAAAA includes the following:
- a CDS encoding type II toxin-antitoxin system RelE/ParE family toxin, which codes for LIIFNQTWHYTLAKKKNRPLFLCGSFRFFCDFLGFNCQSSVNTTPEFDIKKIDKSISKRIFQKIEWLAQNPKILDTPLKYLPNDLKGLQKYRIGDYRILFWVDHPNNVITLYGVEHRRSIYDKLK